One window of the Eucalyptus grandis isolate ANBG69807.140 chromosome 8, ASM1654582v1, whole genome shotgun sequence genome contains the following:
- the LOC120287524 gene encoding lipase-like PAD4: MERLAKVGEGLGGRLFWPLGNYLFCSNNGTICLDNAVSVNKMMHLMLRTSSPSCVIEEHLKYGWYVERLTRQSLIKSFMEGGLSESSYEASLLMTLNSLGTSQQAFSALAKDCLTMARQMGRHPNLNAANLAIKLSKITPYGTEMECYKTYCDKFDKQRGYYDSFKQRGASKREFHVNMNRFKLAAFWDEVIRMLDKKELPHDFHRSSKWVKSSQFYKLLVEPLDIAEYYRLGMHLRKGHYISNGRERRYKIFDQWWTKRVVTEKLGNARTRYASLTQDPCFWARVEEAKEWLDKIKRESDPNNLAFFRDRLDEFERYAMKLVDNKEVSADVVAKNSSFSLWLKEWKATKSQISPFNSIN, encoded by the exons ATGGAGCGCCTGGCGAAGGTAGGGGAAGGCTTGGGAGGGAGGTTGTTTTGGCCCTTAGGGAATTACTTGTTTTGTTCAAACAATGGCACGATTTGTTTGGACAACGCTGTATCTGTCAACAAGATGATGCATTTGATGCTAAGGACAAGCTCTCCAAGTTGTGTCATTGAGGAGCACCTTAAGTATGGATGGTATGTTGAGAGACTTACTCGTCAATCTTTAATCAAAAGCTTCATGGAAGGAGGTCTCTCTGAATCAAGCTATGAAGCAAGTCTTTTGATGACTTTGAACTCCTTGGGGACATCTCAACAG GCATTCAGTGCACTAGCAAAAGATTGCTTGACAATGGCGAGGCAAATGGGACGCCACCCAAACCTAAACGCCGCCAATTTAGCTATTAAGCTATCCAAAATCACTCCTTATGGGACAGAGATGGAGTGTTATAAAACTTATTGCGACAAGTTCGACAAGCAAAGAGGATACTATGATTCTTTCAAGCAGAGGGGGGCCTCAAAGAGAGAGTTCCACGTAAACATGAATCGGTTCAAGCTTGCGGCCTTTTGGGACGAGGTCATACGCATGTTGGACAAGAAAGAGCTCCCACACGATTTTCACAGAAGCTCAAAATGGGTCAAATCGTCACAGTTCTATAAGCTTCTTGTGGAGCCATTGGACATCGCGGAGTATTATCGGTTGGGGATGCACCTTAGAAAAGGCCACTACATAAgcaatggaagagagaggagatacAAAATTTTCGATCAATGGTGGACCAAGAGAGTTGTTACCGAGAAACTGGGCAATGCGAGAACCAGGTATGCAAGCTTGACCCAAGACCCTTGCTTTTGGGCAAGGGTGGAGGAAGCAAAGGAGTGGCTGGACAAAATCAAGAGGGAGAGCGACCCAAACAACCTGGCTTTTTTTCGAGATAGACTAGATGAGTTTGAAAGATATGCAATGAAGCTAGTTGACAATAAAGAGGTGTCTGCTGATGTAGTGGCTAAGAATTCGAGCTTCAGTCTATGGTTAAAAGAATGGAAAGCGACAAAATCACAGATTTCTCCCTTTAATAGCATCAACTGA